TCTTCCAGTTTGCTTCTTATCTCTTCCGCAAAAAGATTGGTACGCATAAGGCGCACGCCGCAGTTAATATCATAACCAACGCCGCCTGGTGAAATTACCCCTTCTTCAAAACCGCAGGCGGCCACCCCGCCAATCGGAAACCCATATCCCCAGTGAATATCAGGCATCGCCATGGAATATTTAAGAATCCCCGGGAGACAGGCTACATTCGCCACCTGGACCGGTGTCTGGTCCATGCGGATATCTTTTATCAGATGTTCTGAAGTATAAATTAATCCCGGCACGCGCATCCCGGCTTGAAAAGTTTTTGGAATTAACCACCTGTAATCATCGATTTTCTCTAACGGACCAGCCCATGACTCTGGCATATGATTCCTCTAATAAGTTTATAAAGTTATAAAGTTTCTAAAGCTCTAAAGAAAGATTTTAATTTGATGAACTTTATAACTTTGAACTTTCAATTCAATCCGCCTCAGGCGGATTGTTATTCCCACTCATCCTCATCTTCATCTAAATCTTCTTTAACAGATTCTTCCCCATACATACAGTCGTCATAACTTTCACATTTCGGACAACATTCATCAGCCTGCGGGCAATGATCATACCTGGAACAAGTATCACAACATTCCATCTTTCAACTCCTCCTTTTTATTCCTCTAACAAGGCTTTAACAAAATCCTTTGGTGAAAAATCCTCTAAATCTTCCAGTCCTTCTCCCAAACCAATTAATTTGACAGGAACCCCCAAACCCTCTTTAATAGCTATCACAATTCCACCCTTGGCTGTTCCATCTAACTTTGTAAGCGCTATCCCCGTAACACCTATCGCTTCTTTAAATAATTTTGCCTGCAAAATCCCGTTCTGTCCGCACGTAGCGTCCATAACCAGGAGAATTTCCTGGTAAATCCCCGGCATTACTTTATCCACAGTCCGTTTTATTTTTTTAAGTTCATCCATCAAATTTGACTTGGTATGCAGCCGCCCCGCGGTATCTATTATAAGCACCTGATACCCTTTTTCCAAAACCAGTTTTCCTGCGTCATATACCAATGCCGACGGATCCGTCCCATCCCTGCCTTTAACAATATCAACACCCGCTCTATCCTTCCATATTTCAAGCTGTGCCACAGCCGCCGCGCGAAATGTATCACAGGCGGCAACTAAAACTTTTTTATTCTCCTTGTGAAAACGATAAGCCAGCTTCCCGGCTGTGGAGGTTTTCCCGCTTCCATTAACACCAATCATTAATATAACCAAAGGGACTTTCTCGCTCAGCAAAACATTTTTTTCACCTATTATGCTCAAAATCCGTTTTTCAATGACCTCTTTTATTTTCCGGACCCTGTCTTCACCCGTTTTGAAACTTGTATATTTAATGTCTTGTATAATCCGGTCGCTGATATGCACTCCCATATCGGACCGCACCAGGATTTCTTCAAGTTCACCAAGGAAGTCATTCGAAATATTTTCTTTTCCTGTAATTAGTTTCTCTATCGGGCCTAAAATCAGCTGGCGGGATTTAAGGAGTCTCTGTTTCCACCGCGCCAGTCTGGATTGCGGTCCCAATATTTCTTTTAGCATTTTCTCCAGCTCCTGAATTTTCTCCCGCCCCCTCTTTTACAAAGAGGGGGTCAGGGGGGCATTCTTCTTTTTTGAAAGAGACTGAAACGACCTTTGAAACCCCGGGTTCTTCCATCGTCACGCCGTATAAACAATCAGCCATCTCCATTGTTCTCTTGTTATGGGTGATAATGATAAACTGCGTATTTTTCGCGAACTCCCTGATTACTTCGGCAAACCGTTTTATGTTCGGGTCATCAAGCGGCGCGTCCACTTCATCCAGAATCAAAAAAGGACTGGGCTTAACCATAAAAATGGAAAGTAAAAGGCCTATAGCAGTCAGGGCCCTTTCCCCGCCTGAAAGAAGCTGAATACTCTCGGGTTTTTTCCCCGGCGGCTGGGCGATTATTTCAATATCGGATTCAAGGATATCATCCTCCGTTAAAACTAAATCTGCCCGCCCGCCTTTAAAAAATTTCCCAAACACCTGTGTAAAATTTTCCCTTATTTTATCAAAAGTTGACCTGAATCTTTCAACACTTTCTTTGTTTATTTTTGAAATAGTGTCATTCAAATTGTTTTTAGCATCTTCCAGGTCCTTCTGCTGGCTTGACAAAAAATTAAACCTTTCTTCAATTTCCTTATATTCCTCCAGGGCCATCATATTGACTAAACCCATCTGCCCCATTTCATTCCGAAGGCCCTCGATGCGGGATTTCACTTCCTCAATATTTTCAAGCTGTTCCCTGGGAGGGCAGGAATTCTCCTGGAAGGAGAATTTATAAACATCCTGCATTTTCTGCCTGAGACTCTCCTCCTGGACACGGAATTCCGCCTCTTTGACCTGCAAACCCGCGATATTTTCCTCCATCAGCCTCAGTTTATTTCTTTCTTCCTTAATCTTGTCTTCAATATGTTTAGCGCAGAGCCTCAATTCTTTTTCCTGTTTTTCTATCCCTTCCCTGTCAAAAGTTTCCCTGCTGTTTTCAGTTTTAGCATGTTCGAGATTTTTCTTCTTTTCCTC
Above is a window of bacterium DNA encoding:
- the ftsY gene encoding signal recognition particle-docking protein FtsY, which translates into the protein MLKEILGPQSRLARWKQRLLKSRQLILGPIEKLITGKENISNDFLGELEEILVRSDMGVHISDRIIQDIKYTSFKTGEDRVRKIKEVIEKRILSIIGEKNVLLSEKVPLVILMIGVNGSGKTSTAGKLAYRFHKENKKVLVAACDTFRAAAVAQLEIWKDRAGVDIVKGRDGTDPSALVYDAGKLVLEKGYQVLIIDTAGRLHTKSNLMDELKKIKRTVDKVMPGIYQEILLVMDATCGQNGILQAKLFKEAIGVTGIALTKLDGTAKGGIVIAIKEGLGVPVKLIGLGEGLEDLEDFSPKDFVKALLEE